Genomic segment of Umezawaea sp. Da 62-37:
CGGGACCGTCGTCGGCCTTGACCAGTGCGGAGAGCGCGGCGGGCACACCGGTCGGGTCGACCGCGGTCTCCGTCGCGGCGGCGGTGAGCTGTCGCAGAGCGGGCAGGAAGCGGGCCTCCAACTCGGAGCGCAGCGCCACCAGGGACGGTTCGGTCTCCCAGTCGTCGTCGACGTCGTCGAAACCGCGGTAGCTCAACTCGTAGCAGATCCACAGACCCACCTGGAGGTCCTCGTCGGACAACACCGCCTCCGGCCGGTCGTCGCGCTGCTCCCCCACCTGGCCGACACCCGGTCGCGGGAGCTGGTGGGGCGGGCGGGACAGTCCGGCCACTAGGGCCGTGCTGATGGGGCCTCGGGGCTCGGGCAGTCGCATGACGGGGCCTTCCTCGGGTGTTCACCACGACGGACGGGCAGGTGGTACCCACGAGTGGAAGGACCTAACGTGCGGGCCGGTGCGGATCGCGGGAAAACCACTCGGCCGTGAACATCCGGCATCCGCGCGGCGAGTCCGTCGTCCACAAGACCCACGTGCGCGGTGCGCCCGGAATCGTGGCTCTCGCTCCGGTACTGGTGCGGCAACTTCGTCAGTACTGAGCGGACTCGGGCGGTCTTCGGCGCGGGGGTTCACACCGAACGGGCGGACACCAGTTCAACTGCCGCGTAGGACCTGAGGCGGCGGGTCGGGTCGCCGACGGTGTCGCCGACCGGTGTGGCCGGTGCGGGGCGGGTGTCGTGCCCGACGCGCAGGAAGTTCGACGTCCACTCCGCGACCTCCCCCGGCGACGGCAGGGGGTCACCGCCCATGTGGGCGAGGACGAGCGGGTCTTCGGCGCTGTCGGTCTCCACGGCCATCGACCAGCCGTGCTCCTCGTTCCACAGCAGCGCGAGGTCGCGGTCGGGGAAGCGCGCCAGCCCGCCGTCAAGGGCGAGGTAAGCCCCGGCGGGTCGTTCCACCTCCACGTACGAGCACTCGCCGGTCAGTCCGAGTGCCCCGGTCACGAGGTTGACGTACCGGCGCAGCCCCGCCGCGACGGTCTCGTCGAAATCGAAGTCCATCAGGCACCACTCCGCTCCGCACGGGCAGACCCGCCCAGCATCCTCGAACTCCTCTTCGGCGCAGGGATTCCTCGCGCCTCCACAGCACCGGGGTGCGGCCGTGCACACCACCGCACCCCGGTCTCCTCTTGTCCGCAGCGCTCACGCGGCCGTGGCGAACCCGATCAGGCGTCGATCCGCCCGACCTCGCGTTCCGCGGCCGTGACGGCGATCCTGCGGGGCTCGGGCTTCTCCAGCACCGGGATGCGCAGGGTCAGCACACCCGCCTCGTACCCGGCCCTGATGTTCTCGGTGTCGAGGGTGTCGCCGAGGAAGAGTTGGCGGGAGAACACGCCCAACGGCCGCTCGGACACCTGCATCTCCACCCCCTCATCCGCACCGGATGGGCGTCGTTCGGCCTTCACCGTCAGCACGTTGCGCTCGACGTCCAGCTCGATCGCGTCCGCCGTCACACCCGGCAGGTCGAACGCCACCACGTACTCGTCCCCTTGGCGGTAGGCGTCCATCGGCATCGCCGTGGGCCTCGACCACGTTCCCGCCCCGGTGAACACCTGCTGCGCCACCCGGTCCAGCTCCCGGAACGGATCCGTGCGCATCAACATCCGGCACCTCCTCGTGAGTTTCGACTTCCCGTCAACGCGCACCGATGTTGTATCATGTCATCAGGACGATGACAAGACTTGCGTCGTCGAAAGGATGACAAATGCCCATCGGTGACTACGAGTCCCTCCGCGACGCCGCCGCCGCACCACAAGACCTCACCGGCCCCCAAGCACTGGCCGCGATCGCACTGCTGCGCGAACTCCGCGCCGAACTCGCCGACTGGGAACCCCGGCTGATCACCGCCGCGCGGGAACTGGGTACCAGTTGGGCCGACCTGGCCCCGGCACTGGGCGTGGCGAGCCGCCAGGCCGCCGAACGCCGTTACCTGAGGCTGCGGGGGTCCGACCAGACCGGCTCGACCGGCGAGCAACGCGTCCAAGCCGAACGCGACCGCCGCGCGGGCGACCGCGCGGTCACCCGATGGGCCCGCGACAACTCCGCGACCCTGCGCAGCCTGGCAGGCCAGATCGGGGAACTCGACACCTCCGTCCACCACGCGTTGGGCGAGGACGACGCGGCCGCGCTGCTCAGCCCGCTGGCCGGGGCTCACGACCACCTCCGCGCCACTCACCCGGACCTCGCCGACCGCATCACCGCGATCGGGGAGAGCACCGACCGCGTCCGCCGCGACACCCAGACCCAAAGGACCGACCGCGACCAGCCCTGACCACGCGAACCACCAGGAATTCGGCCGGTTCGCGGTCGAGTGGCATCCACATCTCGTGGTGGCGCCTCTGACGCGTCGAACCCGCCGACTCCTCACCGCACGGGTGGGGATACCGACTCACGGGGTGGGACGATGCCCCACCCCGTGGCAGTCGGCACGGCCTTCGGCACCAGCGTGGCCGTGGCCGGTTCCGATCAGGCGTCGATCTGCTTGACGTCCCCGTCGATCGCGGTGACGGCGATCTTGCGCGGCTTCGCCCTTTCCAGCACCGGGATGCGCAGGGTCAGCACACCCGCCTCGTACCCGGCCCTGATGTTCTCGGTGTCGAGGGTGTCGCCGAGGAAGAGTTGGCGGGAGAACACGCCCAGCGGCCGCTCGGACACCTGCACCTCGATGTCGTCCGCGGACGCCAACGGCCGCCTTTCGGCCTTCACCGTCAGCACGTTGCGCTCGACGTCCAGCTCGATCGCGTCCGCCGCCACACCCGGCGGGTCGAACACCACCACGTACTCGTCCCCGGACCGGTATGCGTCCATCGGCATGGCCGTGGGCCGCGACCACGTCCCGGTGAGCACCTGCTGCGCCACCCGGTCCAGCTCCCGGAACGGATCCGTGCGCATCAACATCCGGCACCTCCTCGATGTTCTCGTTCTCGTCAACGCGCGACACAGTTCTATCATGTCATCACAACGATGACAAACACTCGGTCATCAGATGGATGACATGTGCCGATCATCTCGACTGACAGCACCCGTCGATCGTCTTCCGCTCCACTCCCCCAGGTCCGTCGCACGATCGGGGCATCTGTGCGTGAGTCGGGAAAACGTGGGTACTTGTCCGTGGCGTTTCCACCACAACGAGGAGGACGAAGTGGCCCCCAGCAAGCCGGGCAAGCTCGTCAAAGCCGCCCTGGACAAGGCCGTGGACAAGGTCGCCGAGCTGGTGAACCCTCCTGTCCCCGGCGCTCCGAACAGCGAACCGCCCGCCCTCGACGAACCGACCGAACCGCGTGGCCCGTTGAAGCCCAAG
This window contains:
- a CDS encoding Hsp20/alpha crystallin family protein; amino-acid sequence: MLMRTDPFRELDRVAQQVLTGTWSRPTAMPMDAYRSGDEYVVVFDPPGVAADAIELDVERNVLTVKAERRPLASADDIEVQVSERPLGVFSRQLFLGDTLDTENIRAGYEAGVLTLRIPVLERAKPRKIAVTAIDGDVKQIDA
- a CDS encoding DUF6292 family protein; translated protein: MDFDFDETVAAGLRRYVNLVTGALGLTGECSYVEVERPAGAYLALDGGLARFPDRDLALLWNEEHGWSMAVETDSAEDPLVLAHMGGDPLPSPGEVAEWTSNFLRVGHDTRPAPATPVGDTVGDPTRRLRSYAAVELVSARSV
- a CDS encoding Hsp20/alpha crystallin family protein, with product MLMRTDPFRELDRVAQQVFTGAGTWSRPTAMPMDAYRQGDEYVVAFDLPGVTADAIELDVERNVLTVKAERRPSGADEGVEMQVSERPLGVFSRQLFLGDTLDTENIRAGYEAGVLTLRIPVLEKPEPRRIAVTAAEREVGRIDA